The Gordonia terrae genome contains the following window.
AGCAGTACACGTGGGCGGCCAGTGCCAGGTCACCGGCATCGGGATCGTCGGCGGCGATCGCGGCGACGGCGGCCCGGGCGATCGACCGCGCCGTCTCCACCGACACGTACATGTCGGCCATCCGATGTTTGAGTGCCTGAAACGACCCGATGGTGCGGCCGAACTGCTTGCGGGACTTGGTGTAGTCGACGGTGAGGTCGAGGGCTCGCTGGGCGCCCCCGACCTGCTCGGCGGACAGCAGGGCCCACGCGAGCGCGCGGAGGCGGGTCGCGAGATCGTCCGGTGCCGGGATCGCCGTGGATGCGACCTCGTCGAAACGCACCGACGACAGGGCTCGGGTCGGGTCCAGGACGGGCATCGGCGAGACCGACACGCCGTCCGCATCGGCGGCCACCTCGTGCAGGGTCACATGCGTGCCGGGACCGGCCGCGATGACGAGGAGCACGTCCGCCGACTCGGCGTCGACGACGAAGTGCGCAGTCCCGGAGAGGAGTCCGGCGTCGGCGCGTACGCCGGGAATCTGCCAGCCGCGTTCGCCGGCCCAGCACACCGCGGCCGTCCGTTCACCGGCGGCCAGGGCGGGGAGCAGTCGCGAGGACGCGTCATCGTCGGCCGCGAGGAGGATCGTGCCGGTGGCCAACGCGGAACCGAGCGCCGGGACGGGACTCAGTGCGGCGCCCAGTTCCTCGAGTACCGCGGCCGACTCCGCCCACGAGGCCCCGGCGCCGCCGAACTGCTCGGGAATCGCCAGCGCGGCCACGCCGATCTCGGTGCACAGCGTCTGCCACAGGCTCGAGTCGATCCGCCCGGGGGCCGACATGGCGGCGCGGACCGCCGTCGAATCGCCGCGGCGGCGCAGCAGATCCCGCACCGCCTCGGCGAGTGCCTCCCGTTCCTCGGCGCTGATCGCCGGGCTCTCGGTGCCGGTACTGACGGTCACAGCGTCTCCAGGATGCGTTGGCGGTGGACGGCGGGGGAGCCCCAGGCATTGAGCAGCGCCCGGGTCTTGGTGATGTACAGCGAGATGTCGTGTTCGGCGGTGTAGCCGATCGCACCCATCACCTGCAGCGAGCGGCGGGCCGAGAGGTCGGCGGCCTCGGCGGCCGCGACCTTGGCCGCGGACACGTCACGGGAGACGTCGGTGCCCTCCGGCACCTGTCCGTCGATGCCCAGGGCGGCCGCGTGGACGAGGGGACGGGCCATCTCGAGGGCGATCGCCACGTCCGCCAGATGGTGTTTGACGGCCTGGAAGGACCCGATCGGACGGCCGAACTGCTTGCGTGACTGCGCATATTCCGACGCGATGGACAACATCGCCTGACCGAGACCGAGCAACTGCGCGGCAGTGGCCAGGGCACCCGCGTCGGCCGCGTCGGAGGCATCGACCCCGGTCGCCAGTACGTCCCCGGCGGTGACCCGGGACAAGGTGCGGGTGCCGTCCACCGACGCCTCGGTGCTCTGCACCGTCGCGCGCGAGAGCACGCCGGCGTGGACGAGATACACATCGGCGGAGGCGGTGTCCGCGGCCAATGGCTGGAGGGGGCCGATCGCGCATGTCGCCAGCCGGCCCTCGGCGAGGTCGCTGAGCGGACCCGACACGTCGGCGTCGTGCAGCAGGATCGGCAACACGGCCACGCTCTCGACGATCGGCCCCGGGGCGCAATGGCGTCCGAGCTGTTCGACGGCGACGACCATCTCCACCGCCCCGGCACTGCTGCCGCCGTGTGATTCATCGATCAGCAGTCCACTGATGCCCGCATCGGCGAGCTGCGAATAGACCTTGGCGACGGCCGCGCGGTCGCCGGCCGCCCAGGCGCGCGTGGCGGTCGGCATGTCGGCCTTGCCCAGCATCGCGTCCACCGTCGAGGCGAGGTCCGTGTGGATGTCGGTGAGTCGGAAGTCCATGGGTATCAGCGATCTCCGCGGGGAAGGCCGAGCAGTCGCTCGGCGATGACGTTGCGTTGGATCTCGTTGGTGCCCGCGTAGATCGGTCCGGACAGCGAGAACAGGTACCCGTCGGTCCACGCATCGTCGAGTTCGGCTGCGGGACCCTGCAGGTCGAGCGCCGTCTCGTGGGCGGCGATGTCCCACTGGGACCAGAAGACCTTGTTGATCGACGACTCCATGCCGAGCGCGCCGCCGGCCGCGAGGCGGCTCACCGTCTGGTAGGTCGAAAGTTCGTAGGCGCGCGACCCGATCCACGCATCCGCCACGCGCGCATCGGTGTTCGCCGTCGGCGGGACGTCATCCCGGTTCGACCGCCAGAGTTCGACGAGGCGGTCGGTGGTGGCCAGGAACCGGCCGGGTGCGCGCAGCGACAGCCCGCGCTCGTTGGCGGCGGTGCTCATCGCGACCCGCCACCCGTTGTCCACCTCGCCGATGACACCCGACTCGCCCGGACTCGACGGATCGTCGGGGACGAAGACGTTCTCCAAGAACAGCTCTGCGAACCCGGCCTCGCCGTCGAGCTGTGCGATCGGCCGGACGGTCACGCCCTCGCTGCGCAGGTCGAACATGAAGTAGGTGAGCCCCTTGTGGCGCTGCGCCTGCTTGTCGGTGCGGAACAGGCCGAAGGCCCGATCGGCGAAGCTCGATCGCGAACTCCAGGTCTTCTGCCCGTTGAGCAACCAGCCGCCATCGGTGCGGACGGCGGTCGACCGCAGCGACGCGAGGTCGCTGCCGGCCTCGGGTTCGCTCCAGGCCTGCCCCCAGATGTCGTCGGCGTTGGCCATCCGCGGCAGGATGCGTTCCAGCTGAGCGGGACTCGCGTGCTCGAACAGCGTGGGTGCGAGGAGAAAGATGCCGTTCTGGCTCACGCGTCCGGGCGCGCCCGACCGGTAGTACTCCTCCTCGAAGATGACCCAGTGCAGCAGGGGCGCATCGCGGCCGCCGTACTCCTCCGGCCAGCTGACGACCGACATCCGGTCGGCGGCCATCGTCCGCTCCCACTCGCGGTGCGCCTCGAATCCCTCGGCGGTGTCCATCGACGGGAGTGGTTCGCGCGGAACATGATCGGCCAGCCAAGCGCGGACCTCGGCGCGGAAGGCGTCGGCGGCGTCGTCGAAGAGCAGGTCCACGTCAGCTCCCCGATCCCGCTGCGGTGCCGGTCGATGCCGACGCCTTCATCGACTTCGCGTCCATACCGCCGAGCGAGTCGCCGCCCGCCTCGGAATTGGCGGCGTGGGCGAAGTGGTGCCAGCCGAAGACCGAGTCCATGGAATTGCGCAGGCCCATCTGGTCTTCGCAGATGTTGACGGCCTTCTTGCTCAGGAACAGACCCTGCATCGGCATGGCGACGGCCTTCTCGGCGATCTCGTCCACCTTGGTCTCGAGCGCCTCACGGGGCACGACGTGGTTGACCATGCCCCAGTCGGCTGCCTGCGTGGCGGTGAAGCGTTCGCCGGTGAACAGGATCTCCTTCGCCCGGCGCGGGCCGAGCACGAAGGCGTGGGCGAAGTACTCGACGCCGGGAATACCCATCCGCGCGACCGGGTCCGAGAAGAACGCGTCGTCGGAGGCGACGATGAAATCGCAGATCCACGCGAGCATGAGGCCGCCGGCGATGCACGCGCCGTGAACCTGTGCGATGAGGGGTTTGGGGATGTCGCGCCAGCGGCGGCACATCCCCATGTAGACCTCCATCTCGCGGGCGAGACGCTGATCGGCGCCGGTCTTGTCGGTGTGGTCCCAGTGCAGGACGGCGGCGTTCTCGTAGAAGGTGTCGAAATCGCGCTCGGGCGTACCGATGTCGTGGCCCGCGGAGAAGTGCTTGCCGTTGGCCCGAAGCACGATCACCTTGACCGCGGCGTCGTCGACGGCCTTGCGGAACGCCGCGTCGAGCGAATACGTCATCACCGAGTTCTGAGCGTTGCGGTACTCCGGGCGATTCAGCGTCACATAGGCCACCGCGCCCTCGGGTCCGCCGGTCTCGTAGGCGACCGGGGAGGTGTCCGGGCCGAGATCGTCGGGTCCGAGCGGGGGTGGGATGACGGGGTCACTCATGCCACCGAGCCTAACCTAGCAAGTGCTTGGTTGGTAGTCGGTGACGGCGATCGGCGGCGTCAGGCGTGCGGTGTGAGGCGGTAGGTCAGTTCTTGGATCCGGCCGTCGAGGAGGCGGCTGTCGACGAGATCGAGGTCGAAGTCCGTGGCCGCGCCGATCACCGGCTCGGTGCCGCTCGTGCCGCTGATCACCGGAAAGATCGTCACCCGGACGAAGTCCACGAGGCTGGCGGATGACCGTCGCGGGCATCGCGCATCAGGGTGGGCCACTCATCGATCTCGTCGGTGGCGGTGCCCTCGGGGTCGGCCGGCATCATCTCGACGAACTCGCGGAACGTGGTGGCGCCGAGAACCATCCGATGATCTCTCTGCTCCCTGAGGAGCGAGCTTGCGAGCGTCACGAAGGGTCTCGCAAACCCGGTCGCCGGACCCTTCGTGACGGCCCTCCGCAAGCTCCGGGCCTCCTCAGGGGGCAGTTGAACGCGCCCTCCGCAAGCTCCGGGCCTCCTCAGGGGGCAGTTGAACGCGCCCTCCGCAAGCTCCGGGCCTCCTCAGGGGGCAATGGGGGTCGCTTTTCAGATTGGGGAGCAGGGTGCCGCCGGAAGTCATCGGTGGCCCGAGCGGGGTCAGGAGATGACGATGCTCCCGCTGCAACTCGTCGACGGGATGCTCCAGAGTGCGTTCCGGTTGACCGCGCCGAAGGTGACGTTGACGCGGCCCTTGCCGATCTGGTTGACGGGGATCACGAAGTAGTGGACGCCCTGGTAGGGCGGGTTCACCCGCACGTTGCTGACCTTCGAACCGCGCTTGCCGGTGGCGAGATTGTGCCAGTCGAGACGGGCCGAGGACTGATACCCGCCGGGAAAGTAACTGGTGAAGTCGCTGGCGATGTAGGCGTTTCCGGCATACGTGCTGACGATGGCGCGACGCGCCAGGAACGGGACGTCGACGACGTTGGGGCTCACGCCGACGCAGTTGGACAGCGGGTATTCGCGAGTCACCGCGTTCGCATCGCCGGTGGCTGCGACCCCGAGGCCGGCGGCCGAGGTCAGTGCGATGGCGGCGGCGGCCAACCGGGTGATCGTCTTCGTGCTGGGCATGTCTCGACTCCCTTGCTGGTGGCGATGATCGCGTCGCGCGATCATCGGTCAGTTTCCCGCAGAAAGCCCGATTCGTGGCGATTTCGGCGCGGCGAGTTCATTCGATCGGCCGATTGTCTTCTCGTCCGAGGTGGAGCGAGATCCCGTCTGCGGCCGCGCGCGTCTCCTCGCCCAGGGTGTGGAGCTCGTCGACACCGAGGGTCCTGTTCGGGCACACGACGATCGCCGCGACCACTCGCCGGGCGGCGTCGAAGACGGGTGAGCCGATCGTGACCACGGGGACACCCGTGCCGTCGGTGGCGCAGGCGTCGATCTCCTCGGGTAGATAGTCGATGACCGACAGCTCGGTGAGCAGGTCGCCGACCCGCGCACGCAGGGTGTCCGACATGGTGTCGAGGGAACTGAGGGCCTCGATCATCGCCACGTGGTCGTCGGTCATCCGCTCGATCGAATATCCGCGTTCGGCGACGACGTCGAGCACCATGCGGAGGCGGGTCCGGGTGGATTCGGCGGCCTGCGCGATCCAGCTCGAACGGGTCTCGTCCGGGTCGAACGCGATGAACTCTCGGCAGATCGGCGGACGCAATCGGATGCGGCTGCCGTTGCGCAACCAGGGATGTTGCGCGGTCTCCGGTGCGACGTGGGGCGGGAAGGCGTGCGAGGCGAGCGTCACCGCGTCCGCCGAGGTGCGGCGGGCGACGAAGGACGGTACGGCGAAACGGTCGCAGAGCTCGCGCGCCGCCGAGGTGGCCCAGCGGACGAGGTGGTCGGCGCCGTCGGCATTGCGGACGAGACCGACGAAGGCAGGTCCGACGGCGAAGGTGCCTGCCGACGGGTCGCGGATCAGCCAGCCGCACTCCACGAGCTCGGAGACGACGGCATGCGCGGTGGCGCGCGACATCGAGGTCTGACGGACGATCTCGGCCAGGGTCATCGACGGCTGCTCGGCGCCCGCGAGTAGCTCGACGATGCGGACGACCCGGGCGGTGGGCGGTGACGCCGCACGTGCCGGTTGACGCGCGGCAGAGAAGTCACCTACGGTTTGTGTCACATTGTCAACACTTAGTGTCGAATATTCGACATGTCAAGGGGGTTGCTCCGGTGGCCATCACCATCGATGCCGACGGCGAACGTCGTCTGGATCGCGCCGAGTCCACAACCGATGGTCGTCCGCACCATCGCGGGTACGAGCTCTCGCACCTCGCGGCGCTGGAGGCCGAATCGGTCCACATCTTCCGTGAGGTCGCCGCGACCTTCGAACGTCCGGTCCTGCTGTTCTCCGGCGGCAAGGACTCCGTGGTGATGTTCCATCTGGCGCGGAAGGCGTTCTGGCCGGCGCCGATCCCGTTTCCGCTCATGCACGTCGACACCGGGCACAACTTCGACGAGGTGATCGAATACCGCGATCGCGTGGTCGCCGAGACCGGGGTCCGCCTTCTCGTCAGCTCGGTGCAAGACGACATCGATGCCGGGCGGGTCGTCGAGCAGACCGGCCCGGGTGCCAGCCGCAACCGGCTGCAGACCGCGGCGCTGTTGCGCGGGATCACCGAGAACCGTTTCGACGCCGTGTTCGGCGGGGCCCGGCGCGACGAGGAGAAGGCGCGGGCGAAGGAGCGCGTGTTCAGCTTCCGTGACGAGTTCGGCGCGTGGAATCCGCGCGAGCAGCGACCCGAGCTGTGGCGCCTCTACAACGGGCGCCACGCCAAGGGGGAGCACATCCGGGTGTTCCCGCTGTCGAACTGGACCGAGCTCGACATCTGGCAATACATCGCCGCCGAGGACATCGATCTGCCGGAGATCTACTACGCGCACCAGCGCGAGGTGATCCCGCGCGACGGCATGCTGCTCGCGAAAACCCGCTTCCTGCAGGAACTCCCGGGTGAGGAGGTGCGGACCGAGACCGTGCGGTTCCGGACCGTCGGCGACGCCACGTGCACCGGTTGTGTGCTGTCCGGCGCGGACGACGTGATGAAGGTGATCGAGGAGATCGAGGTCACCCGGTTGACCGAGCGGGGAGCCACGCGCGCCGACGACCGGATCTCCGAGTCGGGGATGGAAGACCGCAAGAAGGAAGGCTACTTCTGATGGGCGACCTCAACGCCGTCGGCGGCGCGACGGAGATGCTGCGTCTGGCGACCGCGGGCTCGGTGGACGACGGCAAGTCGACACTCATCGGCCGGCTGCTCTACGACTCGAAGGCGATCTTCACCGACCAGCTCGAATCGATCGAGCGCACCAGCGCCGAGCGCGGTGACGAGTACGCGAACCTCGCCCTGCTGACCGACGGGCTGCGTGCCGAACGCGAGCAGGGCATCACCATCGACGTCGCCTATCGGTACTTCGCCACGCCCAGGCGGAAGTTCATCATCGCCGACACGCCGGGTCACGTGCAGTACACGCGCAACATGGTGACCGGCGCCTCGACCGCCGACTTGGCGATGATCCTCATCGACGCGCGCAAGGGCGTACTGGAACAGACGCGTCGGCACGCGTTCCTGTCGTCGTTGCTCGGCATCCCACATCTGACGGTCTGCGTGAACAAGATGGACCTCGTCGACTGGTCGCAGGAGCGTTTCGACGAGATCTGTGCGGACTTCGTCGATTTCGCGACCAAGCTCAACGTCGTGGATCTCACGTTCATCCCGATGTCGGCGTTGCGCGGCGACAACGTCGTCGAGCAGTCCGCGGCGATGCCGTGGTACGAGGGGCGGCCGCTCCTCAATCACCTCGAACACGTCTACATCGCGTCCGACCGCAACCTGATCGACACCCGTCTCCCCGTCCAATACGTCATCCGGCCGCAGCGCAGCGACGGTGCCGACCATCGGGCCTACGCGGGTACGGTCGCCGGCGGGGTGCTCGCCAAGGGCGACGAGATCGTTGTCCTGCCGAGCGGGTTCAGCACCACGATCACCGAGATCTGGGCGCCGGGAGGCCAGCCGGTCGACGAGGCCTTCGCGTCGATGGCCGTGTCCGTCGAACTCGCCGACGAGATCGACATCGTGCGCGGCGACATGCTGGCGCGGCCCAACAACCGTCCGTACGTCGGGCGCGATCTGGACGCGATGGTGTGCTGGTTCGCCGACGACGCCGAGCTCCGCCCGGGGAACAGGTATCAGCTGCTGTGTGGGACCCGGCTGACCCGAGCGCAGGTGAACGGGCTCAACTATCGCCTCGACGTCAACTCGCTGCATCGTGACGAGGAGGCAAAGGGACTGTCGCTGAACGAGATCGGGCGCGTCGTCCTGCACACCCAGGAACCGGTGACCTTCGACTCCTACCGCCGCAACCGGGACACGGGCAGCTTCATCCTGATCGACGAGGCCACCAATCGCACCGTCGGTGCCGGGATGATCACGGCGCCGGTGAGTCACGACAGCCACGTCGTGTGGCAGGCGACGAAGGTCGACCGCGAGCACCGTCCGCACCGCGGCGCCACGATCTGGTTGACGGGACTGTCCGGCTCGGGCAAGTCGTCGCTCGCGGTCGAACTCGAGCGGCGCTTCGTCGCCGAGGGGCGTCCGGCATACCTGATGGACGGCGACAACCTGCGGCACGGGCTGAACTCGGATCTGGGCTTCTCCGACGACGACCGGCGGGAGAACATCCGCCGGACCAGTGAGGTCGCAGCGTTGTTCGCCGACTCGGGATCGGTGGCGATCGTCTCGCTCATCAGCCCCTTCGCCGAAGAACGGCAGCGGGCCCGCGAGATCCACGCCGAGCGCGGGTTGCCGTTCTACGAGATCTTCGTCGACACCCCGCTCGCGGAATGCGAGCGACGCGACCCGAAGGGGCTCTACGACCGCGCCCGCCGGGGGGAGATCAGTCAGTTCACCGGCATCGACTCGCCCTACGAGCGGCCGTCGAGTCCGGATCTCCTCATCACGCCCGACGACGGTCCGCCGTCCGAGGTCGCCGACCTCGTCTTCCGTAACCTGGGTCTGTGAGTGCGCTCTGCCACCCGGCGCCGAGCCCTGCCGCGCCACCGGTATCCCGACCGAGAGGAACCCCGTGACCGACGATCGCGCCCTGGCGGGCGAACTGGCCACCGCCGCAGGTGAACTGCTGCTCGACATCCGGCGTTCCAGCGGACTGACGGGGAAGGAGCTCGGTCAGGAGGGTGACCGCCGGTCCGACGAATTCATCCTCGGGCGTCTCGCACAGGAGCGGCCGGAGGATGCCGTGCTGTCCGAGGAGTCGGCCGACGACAAGTCGCGGCTGTCGGCGCCGCGGGTGTGGATCATCGATCCGGTCGACGGCACGCGCGAGTACGGCACCTACGAGCCCGGTGGCGGGCGTACCGACTGGGCGGTGCACGTGGCGCTCTGGTCGGCCGACGACGGGCTGATCGCGGGTGCGGTGGCGCTCCCGGCACTCGGGGTGACCTATCTCGACGACGATTCGATCGTCGAACCGGTGGAGGGCCTGGCCTCGCGGCCCCGCACCGGTGTCCCGCGCGTCGTCGTGAGCGGTTCGCGGCCACCGGCCTTCGCCGACGAGGTGGCCGCGGCCATGGCCGGCGAGGTGCTGCCGATGGGGTCCGCCGGGGCGAAGGCGATGGCGGTCGTGCGCGGCGAGGCCGACGCCTACGTCCATGCCGGCGGCCAGTACGAATGGGATTCGGCCGCGCCCGTCGCGGTCGCGAAGGCGAAGGGCCTGTGGTGCGGGCGGATCGACGGTTCGCCGCTCGTCTACAACAACGAGGACACCTACCTGCCCGACCTCGTCATCTGCCGGCCCGAGTTCACCGAGGTGATCCTCACGGTCACCACCGAGGGCGCCGGCGGCTGAGCCCCGCGGTGCTAGTGCGTGACCACGACCTTGATCACGACGATCACGGTCGCCACCAGCGTGACTGCGCTGGCACTGAGAAGCGTTGCCCGACTGGGTCGTTCGTTGTTGAGTCGATCGATGACGAACACCGTGCCGCCGATGCGCAGCAGGATCACGATCTCGGCGACGAGCTGGGCGGTACGGGGCTCGATCCAGCCGATCAGCCCGATCAGCAGGATCGCGCAGGGCAGGAGCGCCGAGGTCAGGATGGGCACCGAGTCGCGGAGATGGCCGAGCGCCTCTGATCGCGTCGGTTGTACCTTTCCGTCGGAGACCCGGCGGGAGACGCCCTCGGCGAAGACGTGCGCGATGAAGGTCGACGCGGCCGTGCCGGCGAGGATCGCGATCCCCACGAAGTCGTCCTCGACGTGCAGCGGGATGAGGACGGCGAGGATCAGGATGTTGCCGTAGATGTAGGCGCTGATCCGTGGGGCGGCGTGCTTGCGGTCGAGCGGGTTGTCGCGGCTGAACAGCGGGCCGTGCAGCAGGGTCCACGGACGAGTGCTCATAGACGCCGAAACTATCAGCGCGGGACCAGTTCGGCGACGACAGCGGCAATGGTGTCGTCGGGCCGGCTCAGGCAGACCGTCGCCGCCACGGTCGCCACCTGCTGCACATTCGCGGTCACGTCGAGCTCGGTGAGAACCGCCGCGCGCTCCGCGTCGTCGAGTTCGCGGAACTGCGCGCACGTCATCGTCGACGCGGCGCCGGTCCCGGTGTCGGAGCCGCGCGACGGCGATGCAGTCGTCCGGCTGGTGGTCGCGGATGTGGCGGGGCTGCTGGTCTCGGTGGCGCTCGTGGTCGAGACCCCGCTCTCGGGTACAGGCGCGGGCGCGGGCTCATCGGACGAGCACGCGCCGACCGCGAGCATCGCCAGCGCGGTCATCGTCAGGCCCGCGGCGAGCCGGGTCGGGCGGAAACTGCGGGCGGGTACAGACATGCAGGGCTCCTCGTGGAATGTGCAGCGGTGGTGTTGTGATCGGCGGTCGGTGTGGCTTCGTGGCTTCGTGGCTTCGACTCGGCTCCTCGCTTCGCTCGGTGCCGGCTCAACCAGCGGATGGGGTCGGTGCCGGCTCAACCGGCGGATGGGGTCGGTGCCGGCTCAACCAGCGGATGGGCTCGGTGCCGGCTCAACCAGCGGATGGGGGCGGTGCTGTCCGGGCCGACGGGGTGGGTCGGTGGGGCATTCAGCGCATGAGCCCGGAGAGGACGCCCGAGATGGCCGACCGGACGTCGGCGGTCTCGATGCGCATGAGGTCGTCCTGGCTGAGTGCGTCGAAATCGCCGGCACCGCTGAGGCGGAACTCGCGCTCCTCCTCGGCCGCCTCGATGATGTTGCGGATAAAGCGACCGTTGCCGGCGAGATCGGTGGCGCGCCGCACGGTGCCCTGGTGTTCGCGGACATCGTGGTACAGCGGAGCGCACGCCTGCTCGATCTCGGTCATCGCCTCGCGGGTCAGCGACGAGTCCCGCTTGCGCGCAATGAATTCAGCGATACGAGCGAGCTCGTCGGGAGTGTAGGAGTCGAAGCGCACGCGGCGGGCGAAGCGCGAGGCCAGGCCGTCGTTGGACGCGAGGAACCGATCGATCTCGGAGTCGTAGCCGGCGATGATGACGACGAGCCGGTCGCGGTCGTCCTCCATCCGCGCCAGCAGCGTGTCGACGGCCTCGCGACCGAACGCGTCGCCGCCGGACAATCCCTGCTGGATCAGGGTGTAGGCCTCGTCGATGAACAGGACACCGTCCATCGCGGAGTCGATCAGTGCCGAGGTCTTGATCGCGGTGCTGCCGAGGTGCTCGCCGACCATGTCACGGCGGGTCGCCTCCACCACCTTGTCGGACTTGATGAACCCCAGGCCGCAGTAGATCTTGGCGACGATGCGCGCCACCGTGGTCTTGCCGGTGCCGGGCGGTCCGGTGAAGGCGAGATGCAGGCTGCGCGCCGACGTCGACAACCCGCGGTCGGCGCGGACCTTCGCCAGCGTCGCGGTCGACTGCAGTTTGGCCACCTGCTGCTTCACCGAGTCGAGCCCGATCTGTTCGGCCAGTTCGCGTTGCGCCTCGGTCACCAGGGAGCTCTGCTCGTCCGGATCCCCGGACCCCGACACCAGGGTCTCGGCGCGATCGGGCACCGACTTCGGGTCCCATCGGTCGGTGCGCTCGGCGATCTGCTCGGGAGTCGTCGCGGTCACGCGGAGGGAAGGCGAGCGGATGGCCTCGGCCGCGGCCGCGAGCGACGGGTCGCGGGCATAGGCCTGCTCGAACATCGCCTTGGCCTTGTCTTCCTGGCCCTGCTCGCGCAGGGCGAGGCCGTAGACGAACATCGCCTGTGTCGAACAGGCCGCGATCGGGCCGTCGACCGCGTTCTGCAGTCGGCGCATGCCCTCGCCGAGCATGCCGAGGTGCACACACGACGTCCCGGCCATGAAGTCGGCGACGGCCTGCATGTAGGGGTCGTTCCACCGATCCGACCTGGTGAGCGACGTCAGGACGTCGGGCCACCGCTGGGTGGCGAAGTGGAGGAAGGCGCGCACGAAGTCCACGATCGGCACGCGATGGGCCGGGGGCACCTCGTCGAGCACCTCTTCGGCACCGGCGAAGTCCGCTCCGCGAACCAGGCTGGCGGCATAGGCCGCGGTCGCCTCGACCGCACTCGACGCCGGGAAGTCGATCATCATGCCCGTGTACCAGCGCCCCGCGATCGTGCCGGGCGGGAGTCCGAGCCGGCGCTGCTCCGCGCCGATCGATCCGCGTGCGCGATAGAGACCCAGTAGGACCTCGTTGCTGTTGTCGCCGCAGGCGAGCCTGCCGATCCAGGCGTCACCCAGGGACGGATCCCACTCCGTCGCGCGGGTGAAGGCCTTGGCGGCCTGGGCGGGATTGTCGACGGGCTCCTGGCCCTCGACGGGGATGTTCAGCGACAGGACACCGAGTTCGAAGAGCGCCCTCGCCTTGCGGACATCGGCCATCGCTTCCCCCTGTGTCGTCCCATCTGCGTACCGAAGCCCCTGTACCGATCTCCCCGGGCGCATCCGCGCGGTCGCCGGGGACAGACTATCGCTAGACCGCCCCGGCGCCGGGTGCAGATCTCCCAGGTCCGCACCCGGACCGCCCCGACGGCCGGAACCGCCCGCG
Protein-coding sequences here:
- a CDS encoding acyl-CoA dehydrogenase family protein, coding for MTVSTGTESPAISAEEREALAEAVRDLLRRRGDSTAVRAAMSAPGRIDSSLWQTLCTEIGVAALAIPEQFGGAGASWAESAAVLEELGAALSPVPALGSALATGTILLAADDDASSRLLPALAAGERTAAVCWAGERGWQIPGVRADAGLLSGTAHFVVDAESADVLLVIAAGPGTHVTLHEVAADADGVSVSPMPVLDPTRALSSVRFDEVASTAIPAPDDLATRLRALAWALLSAEQVGGAQRALDLTVDYTKSRKQFGRTIGSFQALKHRMADMYVSVETARSIARAAVAAIAADDPDAGDLALAAHVYCSDAYRRVAGEAIQLHGGIGITWEHDIQLYFKRAQATSQMFGAPHTAVAEVARALH
- a CDS encoding acyl-CoA dehydrogenase family protein codes for the protein MDFRLTDIHTDLASTVDAMLGKADMPTATRAWAAGDRAAVAKVYSQLADAGISGLLIDESHGGSSAGAVEMVVAVEQLGRHCAPGPIVESVAVLPILLHDADVSGPLSDLAEGRLATCAIGPLQPLAADTASADVYLVHAGVLSRATVQSTEASVDGTRTLSRVTAGDVLATGVDASDAADAGALATAAQLLGLGQAMLSIASEYAQSRKQFGRPIGSFQAVKHHLADVAIALEMARPLVHAAALGIDGQVPEGTDVSRDVSAAKVAAAEAADLSARRSLQVMGAIGYTAEHDISLYITKTRALLNAWGSPAVHRQRILETL
- a CDS encoding acyl-CoA dehydrogenase family protein — protein: MDLLFDDAADAFRAEVRAWLADHVPREPLPSMDTAEGFEAHREWERTMAADRMSVVSWPEEYGGRDAPLLHWVIFEEEYYRSGAPGRVSQNGIFLLAPTLFEHASPAQLERILPRMANADDIWGQAWSEPEAGSDLASLRSTAVRTDGGWLLNGQKTWSSRSSFADRAFGLFRTDKQAQRHKGLTYFMFDLRSEGVTVRPIAQLDGEAGFAELFLENVFVPDDPSSPGESGVIGEVDNGWRVAMSTAANERGLSLRAPGRFLATTDRLVELWRSNRDDVPPTANTDARVADAWIGSRAYELSTYQTVSRLAAGGALGMESSINKVFWSQWDIAAHETALDLQGPAAELDDAWTDGYLFSLSGPIYAGTNEIQRNVIAERLLGLPRGDR
- a CDS encoding enoyl-CoA hydratase translates to MSDPVIPPPLGPDDLGPDTSPVAYETGGPEGAVAYVTLNRPEYRNAQNSVMTYSLDAAFRKAVDDAAVKVIVLRANGKHFSAGHDIGTPERDFDTFYENAAVLHWDHTDKTGADQRLAREMEVYMGMCRRWRDIPKPLIAQVHGACIAGGLMLAWICDFIVASDDAFFSDPVARMGIPGVEYFAHAFVLGPRRAKEILFTGERFTATQAADWGMVNHVVPREALETKVDEIAEKAVAMPMQGLFLSKKAVNICEDQMGLRNSMDSVFGWHHFAHAANSEAGGDSLGGMDAKSMKASASTGTAAGSGS
- a CDS encoding IclR family transcriptional regulator, with amino-acid sequence MTQTVGDFSAARQPARAASPPTARVVRIVELLAGAEQPSMTLAEIVRQTSMSRATAHAVVSELVECGWLIRDPSAGTFAVGPAFVGLVRNADGADHLVRWATSAARELCDRFAVPSFVARRTSADAVTLASHAFPPHVAPETAQHPWLRNGSRIRLRPPICREFIAFDPDETRSSWIAQAAESTRTRLRMVLDVVAERGYSIERMTDDHVAMIEALSSLDTMSDTLRARVGDLLTELSVIDYLPEEIDACATDGTGVPVVTIGSPVFDAARRVVAAIVVCPNRTLGVDELHTLGEETRAAADGISLHLGREDNRPIE
- the cysD gene encoding sulfate adenylyltransferase subunit CysD, with product MDRAESTTDGRPHHRGYELSHLAALEAESVHIFREVAATFERPVLLFSGGKDSVVMFHLARKAFWPAPIPFPLMHVDTGHNFDEVIEYRDRVVAETGVRLLVSSVQDDIDAGRVVEQTGPGASRNRLQTAALLRGITENRFDAVFGGARRDEEKARAKERVFSFRDEFGAWNPREQRPELWRLYNGRHAKGEHIRVFPLSNWTELDIWQYIAAEDIDLPEIYYAHQREVIPRDGMLLAKTRFLQELPGEEVRTETVRFRTVGDATCTGCVLSGADDVMKVIEEIEVTRLTERGATRADDRISESGMEDRKKEGYF
- the cysC gene encoding adenylyl-sulfate kinase → MGDLNAVGGATEMLRLATAGSVDDGKSTLIGRLLYDSKAIFTDQLESIERTSAERGDEYANLALLTDGLRAEREQGITIDVAYRYFATPRRKFIIADTPGHVQYTRNMVTGASTADLAMILIDARKGVLEQTRRHAFLSSLLGIPHLTVCVNKMDLVDWSQERFDEICADFVDFATKLNVVDLTFIPMSALRGDNVVEQSAAMPWYEGRPLLNHLEHVYIASDRNLIDTRLPVQYVIRPQRSDGADHRAYAGTVAGGVLAKGDEIVVLPSGFSTTITEIWAPGGQPVDEAFASMAVSVELADEIDIVRGDMLARPNNRPYVGRDLDAMVCWFADDAELRPGNRYQLLCGTRLTRAQVNGLNYRLDVNSLHRDEEAKGLSLNEIGRVVLHTQEPVTFDSYRRNRDTGSFILIDEATNRTVGAGMITAPVSHDSHVVWQATKVDREHRPHRGATIWLTGLSGSGKSSLAVELERRFVAEGRPAYLMDGDNLRHGLNSDLGFSDDDRRENIRRTSEVAALFADSGSVAIVSLISPFAEERQRAREIHAERGLPFYEIFVDTPLAECERRDPKGLYDRARRGEISQFTGIDSPYERPSSPDLLITPDDGPPSEVADLVFRNLGL